A window of Apium graveolens cultivar Ventura chromosome 8, ASM990537v1, whole genome shotgun sequence contains these coding sequences:
- the LOC141680946 gene encoding ABC transporter B family member 15-like, whose protein sequence is MSMEGKGSGGGGIFSYADGIDKVLMFLGILGSIGDGLMSPLTMVALAGAIDQYAVSGPSLPNETVDKYSLRIFYIAILVGVSAFVEGLCWTRTAERQASRMRMEYLRSVLRQEVGFFDNKDASSTTFNVVSTMSTDAHLIQDVIAEKIPNGLAQLTAMVSGVLVAFLLSWRLALACLPFAIGFVVPGVGFGKLMMNMAIKGREAYGVAGGIAEQAISSIRTVYSYVGEHQTLDRFSHELQKSTDIGIKQGLAKGLLIGSMGMVFVAWAFVAWVGSILVLEKGETGGRVFVAGISIILGGMALMGALPNLSFIAEAMAAATRMSEMITRKPEIDSEDSDGKVLENVNGNIEFKEVYFSYPSRPDTLILDGLNLKVKSGKTVGLVGGSGSGKSTIIALLERFYDPSKGDIFLDGHKIKKLQLKWLRSQMGFVNQEPVLFATSIKENILFGNEEASMELVKTAAEAANAHEFIEQLPNGYETQVGQYGVQLSGGQKQRIAIARAMLKDPKILLLDEATSALDAESEKVVQEALDQASVGRTTLIIAHRLTTIRKADVIVVLQSGKVVESGSHDTLMQSNGGEGGAYFNMVQLQQSSKQNIASTSFNRGTHGRTSNTPSPRTPVSVRSSWNNSPASPFSPEISMSMAHPVQTYTYRDSDNENETLEFSSQPSPSLWHLLKMNAPEWKKALLGCIGSIGFGAIQPVHAYCLGSVVSVFFITDNDSKVKSETRFYAIIFTNLGVLSFFANLLQHYNFAIMGERLTKRVREKMLKNVLTFEIGWFDQDENTSAAVCARLATEANMVRALVGDRMSLLLQVITSASLAFLFALILAWRIAIVMIAVQPLVIASFYSKSVLMKSMSGKAQKAQNEGNQLASEAVVNHRTITAFSSQERILGLFETTLTGPKKESIKQSWLSGLGLCTSQFLTTASIAMTFWYGGRLINQKLVISDHLFQVFFILMSTGKNIADAGSMSSDLARGKNAIRSVFAILERRSEIEPEDSEGLKVTNTLKGCIELKNVFFAYPSRPEQLIFQGLSLTIEAGKTLALVGQSGSGKSTVIGLVERFYDPLKGSVLIDEQDIKSYNLRSLRSHIALVSQEPTLFAGTIRENIVYGKEKITESEITEAAKLANAHDFISTMKDGYETYCGQRGVQLSGGQKQRIALARAILKNPSILLLDEATSALDSLSENLVQEALEKMMVGRTCVVVAHRLSTIQKSDTIAVVKDGKVVEQGSHSQLLDRGEQGSYFSLIKLQRGQSPVR, encoded by the exons ATGTCTATGGAGGGTAAAGGCAGTGGTGGTGGTGGAATCTTTAGCTATGCAGATGGTATAGACAAAGTGCTTATGTTTCTTGGTATTTTGGGTAGCATTGGAGATGGCTTGATGTCTCCTCTTACAATGGTTGCTCTAGCTGGCGCGATAGACCAGTACGCGGTTTCTGGCCCTTCTTTGCCTAATGAGACTGTCGACAAG TACTCGCTACGAATCTTCTACATTGCTATCTTGGTTGGAGTATCTGCATTTGTTG AAGGACTTTGTTGGACAAGAACTGCAGAGAGGCAGGCATCTAGAATGAGAATGGAATATTTGAGATCAGTCCTCAGACAAGAAGTAGGATTCTTTGATAACAAAGATGCTTCATCGACAACTTTCAACGTTGTGTCTACTATGTCCACAGATGCTCATTTAATCCAAGATGTTATAGCAGAGAAG ATACCGAATGGTCTGGCTCAACTTACAGCAATGGTGTCAGGTGTATTAGTTGCCTTCCTATTATCATGGCGACTAGCATTAGCTTGTTTGCCATTTGCAATCGGATTTGTTGTTCCAGGTGTAGGATTCGGGAAGTTAATGATGAATATGGCTATCAAGGGGAGGGAGGCTTATGGAGTTGCAGGTGGAATTGCAGAACAGGCAATCTCATCTATTCGAACTGTTTATTCCTATGTGGGGGAACACCAAACACTGGACAGATTCAGCCATGAACTTCAGAAAAGCACAGATATCGGTATAAAGCAAGGATTAGCTAAAGGTCTCTTGATAGGTAGCATGGGAATGGTGTTTGTTGCTTGGGCTTTTGTAGCGTGGGTCGGAAGCATTTTAGTTCTTGAGAAAGGAGAGACTGGTGGCCGTGTGTTTGTTGCAGGCATCTCCATTATTCTTGGAGGAAT GGCCTTGATGGGTGCTCTTCCAAATCTCTCATTCATTGCTGAGGCAATGGCAGCAGCTACCAGAATGTCTGAGATGATTACACGAAAACCTGAAATAGACTCTGAGGATAGCGATGGAAAAGTTTTAGAAAATGTAAATGGGAATATCGAGTTCAAGGAGGTTTATTTTTCATATCCATCAAGACCAGATACTCTAATTCTTGATGGACTTAACCTCAAGGTTAAATCTGGAAAGACTGTTGGTCTTGTTGGAGGTAGTGGTTCTGGGAAGTCTACGATCATTGCTCTACTTGAAAGATTCTATGACCCTTCCAAAGGAGACATCTTTCTTGATGGACATAAAATTAAAAAACTTCAGCTCAAATGGTTAAGATCCCAGATGGGGTTTGTTAATCAAGAGCCAGTGCTATTTGCAACATCAATCAAGGAGAATATACTTTTTGGGAATGAAGAAGCTTCAATGGAGCTTGTCAAAACTGCAGCAGAGGCTGCCAATGCACATGAATTTATTGAACAACTACCAAATGGTTATGAAACTCAG GTGGGACAATATGGGGTTCAATTATCTGGAGGACAAAAGCAAAGAATTGCGATAGCAAGAGCAATGCTTAAAGATCCTAAGATTCTTCTACTTGACGAAGCTACAAGTGCTCTTGATGCAGAATCTGAGAAAGTTGTGCAAGAAGCCCTCGATCAGGCTTCAGTTGGTAGGACAACATTGATCATTGCTCATCGTCTCACTACAATACGAAAGGCTGATGTGATTGTAGTTCTGCAATCAGGGAAAGTGGTTGAATCAGGTTCTCATGACACATTGATGCAATCAAATGGTGGTGAAGGTGGCGCCTACTTTAATATGGTGCAGCTGCAGCAATCATCAAAGCAGAATATCGCCTCTACTAGTTTTAACCGCGGAACACATGGAAGAACATCCAACACTCCATCTCCAAGGACGCCTGTTAGTGTGAGATCAAGCTGGAATAATAGCCCTGCTTCCcccttcagcccagaaataagcATGAGTATGGCTCATCCTGTCCAAACATATACTTATCGCGATAGTGATAATGAGAATGAGACTTTAGAGTTTTCTTCGCAACCTAGTCCATCCCTATGGCATTTACTGAAAATGAATGCACCTGAGTGGAAGAAAGCCTTGCTTGGTTGTATAGGATCTATAGGCTTTGGGGCGATTCAGCCAGTCCATGCTTATTGTTTGGGATCAGTAGTGTCTGTATTCTTCATCACCGACAACGATTCTAAGGTAAAATCAGAGACCAGATTCTATGCTATTATTTTCACAAATTTGGGAGTTCTTAGTTTCTTCGCCAATCTACTCCAACACTACAATTTTGCAATCATGGGAGAACGTTTAACCAAGAGAGTGCGAGAGAAAATGCTTAAAAATGTGTTAACCTTTGAGATTGGATGGTTTGATCAAGACGAGAACACAAGTGCAGCTGTATGTGCTAGGCTTGCCACTGAAGCAAACATGGTTAGAGCCCTAGTTGGAGATCGCATGTCACTGCTGCTTCAGGTCATTACAAGTGCTTCCCTGGCCTTTTTATTTGCCTTGATACTTGCATGGAGAATCGCCATTGTGATGATAGCTGTACAGCCTCTGGTCATCGCAAGCTTTTACTCAAAGAGTGTTCTAATGAAGAGTATGTCTGGAAAGGCACAAAAAGCACAAAATGAAGGAAATCAGCTTGCAAGTGAAGCAGTTGTTAATCACAGAACCATCACAGCATTTTCTTCTCAAGAAAGAATTTTAGGACTTTTTGAAACTACACTTACAGGCCCCAAAAAGGAGAGCATTAAACAGTCATGGCTTTCGGGTTTAGGCCTATGTACCTCACAGTTTTTAACAACTGCTAGCATAGCTATGACATTTTGGTATGGAGGAAGGCTTATAAACCAGAAACTGGTAATTTCAGATCACCTGTTTCAAGTTTTCTTCATCCTAATGAGCACCGGTAAGAACATAGCAGATGCAGGAAGCATGAGTTCAGATTTGGCAAGAGGTAAGAATGCTATTAGATCAGTTTTTGCAATCCTAGAAAGGAGAAGTGAGATTGAACCTGAGGACTCCGAAGGGCTCAAAGTTACAAACACGCTTAAAGGCTGCATAGAATTAAAGAACGTGTTCTTTGCATATCCTTCAAGGCCCGAACAACTGATTTTTCAAGGCTTAAGCCTCACAATAGAAGCTGGAAAAACATTGGCACTTGTTGGACAAAGTGGTTCAGGCAAATCAACTGTCATTGGCTTGGTTGAGAGATTCTACGACCCTTTGAAGGGATCAGTACTAATTGACGAACAAGACATCAAGAGCTACAACTTGCGAAGTTTAAGGTCACATATTGCATTGGTCAGCCAAGAACCTACTCTTTTTGCAGGAACAATTCGTGAAAACATCGTCTATGGAAAAGAAAAGATCACGGAATCAGAGATCACAGAGGCCGCTAAGCTTGCAAATGCTCATGACTTCATAAG TACAATGAAAGATGGATACGAGACTTACTGTGGACAACGAGGAGTCCAGCTCTCCGGAGGGCAAAAACAAAGAATAGCACTTGCTCGAGCAATACTAAAAAACCCGTCCATCCTTCTGTTAGATGAAGCGACTAGTGCACTTGACAGTTTATCCGAGAATCTAGTACAAGAAGCACTGGAGAAAATGATGGTTGGCCGGACTTGTGTAGTCGTTGCACATCGACTGTCAACGATACAGAAATCAGACACCATTGCAGTGGTAAAAGATGGGAAGGTAGTTGAACAAGGATCACATTCTCAACTACTGGACAGGGGAGAACAAGGGTCATATTTTTCCTTGATAAAGCTCCAGAGAGGCCAATCTCCTGTTAGATGA
- the LOC141676730 gene encoding uncharacterized protein LOC141676730, with translation MVKVSTFFGMSVGAFLFWETMDKIHVYIALRQDEKKERMEKEDEIRRVRQELLQQAKEKDSYA, from the exons ATGGTGAAAGTGAGCACATTCTTTGGAATGTCAGTGGGTGCATTTCTCTTCTGGGAAACCATGGATAAAATTCATGTCTATATTGCCCTTCGTCAAGATGAAAAG AAAGAAAGAATGGAGAAGGAAGATGAGATCAGGAGAGTGAGACAAGAATTGCTgcaacaagccaaagaaaaggATTCCTATGCCTGA
- the LOC141678739 gene encoding vignain-like — MKGVVLLVLSLALVFGVVKSLEVTEQDLATDESLWDLYERWRSHHTVSRDLTEKQVRFNVFKTNVKHIHKVNQMNKPYKLEVNKFADMTNHEFRNSYSSKVKHYRSLRGDRRRTGFMHENTEHLPSSVDWRKHGAVTPVKDQGRCGSCWAFSTIVGVEGINKIKTNQLVSLSEQELVDCESDNQGCNGGLMENALEFIKQSGGVTTEKVYPYRAKDQRCDATKMNAPFVKIDGHENVPENNEQALTKAVANQPVSVAIDAGGSDMQFYKEGVYSGECGTELDHGVAVVGYGATNDGTKYWIVKNSWGSEWGEKGYIRMHRGIDAAEGICGIAMEASYPIKLTADNPKPGPQKDEL, encoded by the exons ATGAAGGGGGTGGTTTTGTTAGTTCTTTCATTAGCACTAGTGTTTGGGGTGGTAAAGAGCTTAGAGGTCACTGAGCAGGATTTGGCTACCGATGAAAGTTTGTGGGATTTGTATGAGAGGTGGAGGAGCCACCACACAGTCTCCAGGGACTTGACGGAGAAGCAGGTGCGTTTCAACGTGTTCAAGACAAATGTAAAGCACATTCACAAAGTGAACCAGATGAACAAGCCTTACAAATTGGAGGTCAACAAGTTTGCAGATATGACAAACCATGAGTTCAGGAATTCTTATAGTTCTAAAGTGAAACATTACAGGAGTCTTCGGGGAGATCGTCGTAGGACTGGATTTATGCATGAGAACACTGAACATCTCCCTTCATCTGTTGATTGGAGGAAGCACGGTGCAGTTACTCCTGTGAAGGATCAAGGAAGATGCG GTAGTTGCTGGGCATTTTCAACAATAGTTGGAGTTGAGGGTATCAATAAAATCAAGACGAATCAGTTAGTCTCTTTATCTGAGCAAGAGCTCGTCGACTGTGAATCAGATAACCAAGGTTGCAATGGAGGACTAATGGAGAATGCACTGGAGTTCATTAAACAAAGTGGTGGAGTCACAACTGAGAAAGTTTACCCTTACAGAGCAAAAGATCAAAGATGTGATGCAACAAAG ATGAATGCTCCATTTGTTAAGATTGACGGACATGAAAATGTACCTGAAAATAATGAGCAGGCCTTGACAAAAGCTGTTGCAAATCAGCCTGTATCAGTCGCTATTGATGCTGGTGGTTCAGACATGCAATTTTACAAAGAG GGTGTATACTCTGGTGAATGTGGAACTGAGCTAGATCACGGGGTGGCAGTTGTGGGCTACGGAGCAACTAATGATGGGACAAAGTACTGGATAGTGAAGAATTCCTGGGGATCTGAATGGGGAGAAAAAGGTTACATAAGAATGCACCGTGGTATAGATGCAGCAGAGGGAATATGTGGAATAGCCATGGAGGCGTCATACCCTATCAAGCTTACTGCAGATAATCCGAAACCTGGGCCTCAGAAGGACGAGCTCTGA